Genomic segment of Thermococcus sp.:
CGTTTATCCGACCCCCGAAAGGGGCGTTCGCGCCCTAGCCGGTCTCGTCAGGTATGCTCAGTATCTGAAAAAAGTTAAAGGAGACTGAAGCGGGTGGTGGTATTATGAAGGAGGAGGCGCTCAAAGTTATTGAGTCCGTACTGTCCCAGGGCAGGACCGCTATGGTTGAGTACGAGGCCAAGCAGGTTTTAAAAGCTTACGGCCTCCCCGTGCCTGAGGAGAAGCTTGCCAAGACCCTCGATGAGGCCCTCAAGTACGCGGAGGAGATAGGCTACCCCGTTGCCCTGAAACTCATGTCACCCCAGATACTCCACAAGAGCGACGCGAAGGTTGTCATGCTGAACATAAAAACCCCCGAGGAGCTCAAGCAGAAATGGGAGGAAATACACGAGAACGCGCGCAGATATCGCCCTGATGCAGAAATCCTCGGCGTTCTGGTTGCCCCGATGCTGAGACCGGGCAGGGAGGTAATCATCGGCGTTACCGAAGACCCGCAGTTCGGTCATGCGATAATGTTCGGCCTCGGTGGAATCTTCGTGGAGGTTCTCAAGGACGTTACCTTCAGGATAATACCCATAACGGAGCGCGATGCAAGGAAGATGATAACCGAGATAAAGAGCTACCCGATTTTAGCGGGAGCGCGCGGTGAAGAACCAGCTGACATTGATGCCATAGTCGACCTCCTCCTCAAGGTCAGCCAGCTCGTTGACGAGCTCAGGGACTACATTAAGGAAATGGACCTCAACCCCGTCTTTGTCTACGAGAAGGGTAAGGGTGCTGTTATAGTTGACGCAAGAATTATACTCAAGGAGCCGAAAGAAGAGAAGCCGGAGATAAGTTCCGAATACAGGGAGAGGTGCGCCTAATCGCCCTCCGCTTTTTCCCTTTCCTCTGCCTCTTTTTCCTGCTTATAAACCATCTCGATGTAGCTTAGAATGTCGTGCATTATGAAGAAGCTTATAATTACGTCGACGGCAGAGTAGATGTTCCCCGAGATTAGGTAGAAGATTGCGATAAAGAGGTTAATCGCGATGTAGATAAGGGCGACCTTTATTGCGGTTCTGTTTTCAACTCCAACGCCGTAGGCCAGAATGAGGTTCAGCAGGCCGAAAAAGAGGTAAATGAGTGAACCCCAATAGTAGGCGTAGCCAAGGAGGAGTATCCCGTTTATTGTGAGCAGATACGTGGCGAGCTTCGGCGGTTTGAGGTTGAGCATGGAAAAAGTTGGGAAGAGACTTTAAAGGCCTTCTGGTCCCTCAAAAAACTCAACGTACTTGAAGCCGTCGTCAGGGAAAATCAGCACGGTGGTTTCTTCTGGCGTTAACTCCTTCATTGCCCAGTAAACTGCCCCGGAGCTCAGGCCGACTAGGATTCCGTTGAGCCTCGCCACCTCCCTGACGCCTTTTATAGCTTCTTCAAGCGTTACCTCGACGATTTCATCGACGTATTTTATCCACTTCTACCCTGTCTCAGGCCTCTTTATCCCGGGGATTTTCTCTCCTCTGGCCGGAACAACGCCGATGACTTCTGTTCCATAGCGCTCCTTGAGATAGCTTCCAATCCCTGCCACGTGGCCCGAGGTTCCAATTCCTGCTATCAAAAGCTCCGGCCTCTTCCCCACGCTTTCAAGTTGTCCCGCTATCTCCTTTCCAGTTTCCCTGTGGGCCAGGAAGTTGTTTTCGTTCTCGTACTGGTTCAGATTGATGGCTCCGCTTTTTCTGGCTTCCTCCTTGACGAACTCAACCATCTCCTGACTTATCGTTTCAAAGTCCGTTAGAACGACCTCGGCTCCGAGAACGCTGAGGAGGACCCTGGTTGCCTTTGGAGTTGGCTTCGGCAGGTATGCCCTGAACCTTATCCCGAGAACGTTGCCCAGTGAGGCCAGTGCAATTGCCGTGTTGCCCGAACTCGCTTCAAAAACGCTCTCAAAGCTTTCACTTTCAAGGGCCGAGAAAAGTAGTCTATAGGCGGTTCTGTCCTTTATGCTCCTGCTGAAGGGGTTAAAGAACTCCAGCTTGGCAAAAGACATTCCCCCCTCGTTTTCAGCCTGAGGAGGGGCGTCGGCTTGTACTTCTCAAACATCTCAAGGCTGTTCTCGAACACGTTCATTGCCTTCACCGGTCGTGCTTTTGGTGAAGGCCTTAAAAACATTCCTAAAACGTTCGGTTATGGGCAAAAATGTGTACTCAAATGCCGGTCTTTCTAAATAACCTGCCGAAGGATTTTCATGAACTCTTTGGGGGAGCCCCTGACTATCGGGTATTTCGGGGTGAAGGGACAGGGAGGCTCTTTGCGGGAGCTTACCTCGAAGGTGCCGATTTTCTTTGCTATGCTCACTATCTCCTCCTTATCCATGCCTATAAGGGGCCTTAGGAGGGGTAAATCGCTTGCGGAGCTAATTATCAGGAGGTTGTCAAGGGTTTGAGATGCAACCTGCCCGAGGGAATCGCCGGTGATTATAGCCCTGGCACCGACCCCATGTCCAATCCTGCAGGCTCTTCTAATCATCAGCCATTTGCAGAGCACGCACGTCCACCGCTCTTTTCCCAGCTCTTTCAGCCTCTTAAAGGCCGGAACGTGCTCCTCCGCGAAATCCACTATGATTGGTTCGCCGAGGTTTCCATACTTCCTGAGAATCTCCCACAGCTCAAGGACCTTCTCCTCCTTGGCGGAGTCCTGCCTGAAATGAACCGGGATAACATCAATTCCCTTCCTGAGCATAAGATAAACCGCGACAGGTGAATCTATGCCCGAGCTGAGTAATGCAACGGCTTTCATGCGAAAAAATTGGAAATGGTTTTTATGAGGTTTTCTTCAACTCAGGGTTTCAAACCTTTAAGGAGAAGACCAAGATAGACGAACCAGGCAAGGATAAAAAACGCTCCTATAAGCTCAGGGATTGCCAGCCCCTTGAACACTCTGGCCTTAATCAGGTAGAGCATCGTTGTGAACACAACGACCGAACCGGCCGTCCAGAGGTAGTTGAGTGGACTGGTTCTTCCGAGCTTTATTCCGATTATCGCTATGTCCGTTAGAGCCAGAACGTAAAAGAGGACCGCCGATGGAGCGTGATAAGGAAGCTCCTTGGGAAAGACGCCAACGAGGAATAGAAAGACCATCGCAAGGGGCATGAGGTAGGAAAGCCCGTTCCTGAAGGCAACCAGAGATGGTATCATGGCTATCGTCGCAAAGAACATGAGGAAACCGTTGAAGAACCAGCGGTTCGGGTTTTTGAGGGAGCCCATGTCGCTCAGCGCGTTGTCAGTGAAGGAGAACCAGGGATTGAAGTGGATAACCAGAACTAGGCCAATAAGGAAAATAACGGGCATCGATAGCGCTATGTATGATGCGAGGCGTGTAAGGGTCATTTTAATCCCTCAGCTGGGGGTAGCATTATAAACCCTGCAATTGCAAAGTCCCTGTCGAAGGTAAAGACTTTTTTGATTCCAAGCCGCTTCATAATTGAGAAACTCAAACAGTCGAACATATCAATACCGTTTTTGTCTTGATACTTTTCAAAACATTCCCATGCGGTGTTCCAGTCATCGTCGCTTTCCTTCACTATCTCTACAAATTTGCTCGTTAAGAGTTTCTCTTTCATCACGATAGCTTTTCTTTTTCCAACTCTCTTTGAAGCACCGCTGAGGAATTCCAAAAGCACCGGTCTCCCAATGATGAACCAGTTCCCTTCGAGGGCCATTTCCTTGAAGAAAGATTTGGCGACCTTATGATTCTTGTCCTTGGGATTAAAAAATGCAATCAAAGCACTTGTGTCCATGTATATTTTTTCGCTCACTCGCTTTGCCATTCTGGGACACCCCAGTCGTCCCTCTCACTGGCATTTTCATCAGCTATGTCGAGGAGCCCAACTGCCTCCCATATAGGGTCGTTTTCAACTTCTTCAAGAAGTTTTTTCTTCTTTTTTTCTGCATAGTCCCGGAGTATTTCTCTGAGGACTTCTTTAAGGGACTTTTTTTCAATGCTAGCCACTGCCTTTAGGGTTTTGTAGACATCCATCTCAACCTCTGTCTGAACGACTTTTGTCTCTGACATGTTTGCTCACCTATCTCTCTTATTGAATGTAATTCTAAATATGCTTTTTGTTAGATGTCTAGCACTCCCTCTTTTTCGGCTCTTCCCCAAAGATTTCCCTATAAATCTTCCGGAACTCCTCCCAGGAACCCCTTATTATCGGGTGCTTTGGAATGAAGGGTATTTCATCTTCCGGCAGTGTTGAGAGCTCAAAGGTGCCGATTTTCTTTGCTATGCTCACTATCTCCTCCTTGTCCATGCCTATAAGGGGCCTGTAAATCGGCAAATCGCTCGCCTGACTGACGATGTACATGTTCTCGAGCGTTTGGCTTGCCACCTGCCCGAGGGAATCGCCCATGACGATGCCCTTAGCACCGAATTCCTTGGCTATTCTGTCGGCGTGTTTGACCATCATGAACTTGCACATCACACAGGTGTATTTGTCCTTCTTCATCTCCTTAAGCTTCCGAACGATTTTTTCGCGTTCCTGTGGCTTTACGACTATCAGCTCGGCCTTTCCACCGTAGTGGTACTTCTTGAGCTGGTTCCATATCTTCCTGACCTTTTCGAGGGTTTTCTCCCCCATGTAGATGTGGACTGGAATCACCTCGACGCCACGCTTCATCATGAGGAAAGCCGCGACCGGTGAGTCTATGCCACCGCTGAGTAAAGCCACGACCTTTCCTTGCGTCCCTATAGGCAGACCGCCCCATGCCCTGATTTTGTCAACGAAGACGTACGCTTTGCCCTCCATCAGCTCAACGCCGACCTCTATGTCGTAGTTATGAAGATTGACCTCGCTCTCCTCGTTTTCAAGAATGTACTCCCCAACCTTCGCCTGAATCTCCGGACTTTTCAGCGGAAATTCCTTGGTTATTCTCCTCGCGGTAACGCGGAAACGGGGCCTCTCAAGGTTCAGCTCGCGCTTCTTCCTCCTGAAGAGCTTTAGGGCTGTCTTGTTGATTTTTTCCATGTTTGCTTCAACTTCCATGGCAGGGGAGAGGGAAACTATTCCGAAAACGCGCGTGAGGACGTCTACAGCCTCCTTGGCCCTGTTCGTCCTTACTAAAACGCGACCGTGCTTGGCCTCAACTTTTTTGAATTCAATCCCCTCGCTTACCAACGCTTCGCGTATGTTGTTCATGAGGATGTTCTCAAACCATCTCCTCGTCTGCCTCGACTTCGTTCCTATCTCACCGTACCTAACGATGACAACGTTCATGGCTCAACCCACCGGTCCGAGTGGATGGGGAAACTTGACGACTATCTCAACGTACTTCTGGATGACCGTGTATAGGACAAGGGACATGATGTATGACGAAAGCAAAATGAGCTCGTTCATCTCAAAGATGTGCCTGGCGAGTTCCTTTGCCCTCGGCGTGGCGTCAACGATGGTTCTCATGTAGCGGACCTTCCAGTTCTGGTTCATTACTATGAAACTGACAAGGAACAGAACGCCCACTAACCCCCACATTTTGCCAAAGGCCAGCATAAGGAAGAGCGTCGAGGTCATGACGAGCCATCCACCGATGACGCCGAGCAGGATTACGAACTCTATCATGGCTATCGTCTTTGCTTGGGTGATTAAGATAAAAAAGTTTAGATGAACTTTGTTACATCTTCAATACCCTTCTTTCTTTTCCTCGGCTTCGGTTCGTTCTTGGGATAGCCAACGGGAATGACGCCAACGAGGTAGTAGTTCTCATCCAACCCGGCCAGTTCCCTTACCCTCTCCTCTATCCCCCTGAAGTTCGTAACTCCGACGTAGACTGTGCCAAGGCCGAGCTCAACTGCCTTGAGCATGAGGTTCTGGATTGCCATAGCAGCACTCTCAACACTCCAGATGAACTCCACCTCGTCGAACTCTTTTCCTGGAAGAAACCGGACGCGCTTATCTATGAACACCGCAATGTAAACCGGTGCCCTGAACATGCCCTCTTCGTGTATTCTCTTCCTGAGCTTTGCTATCTTTTCCTCGGGTAGTTTGACAGCCTGATAGTAGACCTCCATACCCTCAGCAATGAGCTCATAGAGCTTTTCTCTTGCTTCCTTGTTTCTAAACACAACAAAAATCCAGTTTTCAAGTCCGCTCGCCGTTGGGGCCCGAATTGCACTTTTGATGAGCTCCTTAATATCTTCCTCCGCAACAGGTTTCTCGGAGAAGTATCTAACGGAGGTTCTTCTCCTTATAGCCTCCTCCAGTTCCATGTTCCCACCTCTCCTCATTGGAGATTCGTTTATTAATCCCTTTTCAAAACCAAAGGTTTAATAGAAAAGCCGAGAATTTCCCTTCGGTGAAAAGCATGTACGGATGGAGAGGAAGGCTCGGCCTTATAGTCCCATCATCGAACACCACTATGGAGATGGAGCTTCACGATTACCTCCCGGAGGGCGTTTCGCTCCACACGGCGAGGATTCCCCTCAGAAACGTCAACGAAGAGGAGCTCGTAAGGATGAACACTTTGGCCGTTGAGAGCGCCAAGCTCCTTAGAGATGCCGGGGTTGAGCTGATTCTCTACGGATGCACCAGCGGTTCCTTCATCGGAGGAAAGGACTACGAGAAAAAGCTTGAGATGGAAATCGAAGACGAGGTGAACGTCCCGGTTGTGAGCACGAGCACGGCCGTAATAGAGGCCCTCAAAATGCTCGACGTCAGGGAAATCCTCGTGATAACGCCCTACACCGACGAGATTAACCAGCGAGAGAAGGAGTTCCTTGAGGCGAACGAGTTCACCGTTCTGGACATCAGAGGGCTCGGCATTGAGGACAACCTTGAGATTGGCAAGCTCGAACCCTACACGGCTTACAGACTCGCCAAGGCGAGCTTTACCGATGAAGTAGAGGCGATATTCATAAGTTGCACCAACTGGAGAACCTTCGAGATAATTGAAACGCTCGAAAGGGACCTCGGGGTTCCGGTTGTCACGAGCAATCAAGCTTCCCTCTGGCTCGCGCTGAGGGAAATGGACGTCATGGACAGGATTCCAAGCCTCGGGAAGCTTTTTGTTGAATTTTAAGGCTTTTTCTGCCTTATATTTCAAAACGAAATCCTTTTAAGAAGCATACTGAAAATTCCTATTGATTACTCACTGAAGGTGATACAAATGATGGAGCTCCTCAATGAGGCGAGAAAGCTATCGATGTTCACCGCTTACAATGCGAACGTTGATGCGATAGTATACCTCAACGGGGAAATGATTCAGAGGCTTATAGATGAGTTTGGGGCCGAGGCAGTGAAAAGAAAAATGGAGGAATTCCCAAGGCAGATTGAAGAGCCCATAGACTTCGTTGCAAGACTCGTCCATGCCCTCAAGACAGGTAAACCTATGGAAGTTCCCCTCGTAAACGAGGAGCTCCAGGGATGGTTTGACTCCCGCTTTAATTATGACGTCGAGAGAATCGGTGGACAGGCTGGAATAATAGCGAACCTCTTGGCAAACCTCGACTTCAGAAAGGTCATCGTTTACACCCCACACCTTGCAAAGAGACAGGCGGAGATGTTCGTGAGGAAGCCAAACCTGTTCTACCCAGTCGTTGAAAACGGGAAACTGGCCCTCAAGCATCCGATGGAAGCCTACCGGGAGAACGACCCGATAAAGGTGAACCGTATCTTTGAGTTCCGCGCCGGAACGACTTTCAGGCTTGGAAACGAGACTATAACCGTTCCCTATTCTGGTCGCTTCATAGTCTCGGCCAGATTTGAGAGCATAAGGATTTACACGAGGCCCGAGCTAAAGCCTTTTCTCCCCGAAATCGGACTCCAGACGGACGGTGCAATCCTCTCCGGCTATCAGGGGATAAGACTGCGCTACTCCGACGGAAAGGACGCCAACTATTACCTGAGGGAAGCAAAGAAGGACATACTCCTCCTTAAGAGAGAAAAGGACCTGAAGGTTCACCTTGAGTTCGCATCAATCCAGAACCGCGAGCTGAGGAAAAAGGTCATTTACAACCTCTTTCCCCTCGTTGACAGTGTCGGGATGGACGAAGCCGAGATTGCCTACGTCCTGAGTGCCCTCGGCTATTCGAAGCTGGCTGAAAGGATATTTACCTACAACCGAATCGAGGACACTGTTCTGGGCGGGAAAATCCTCATAGACGAGATGAACCTCGAAGTCCTGCAAATCCACACGATTTACTACCTGATGTACATAACCCACGCCGACAATCCCTTGAGTGAGGAGGAGCTTAGGAAGAGCCTTGAGCTGGCAACGACTTTGGCTGCGGCAAGGGCTTCGCTCGGCGACATAAAATCGCCAGAGAACTTTGAAAGGGGACTAGGCGTTCCCTACAACGAGCGCGGGGAATACGTTAAGCTCAGGTTTGAAGAGGCCAAAAGACGGCTAAGAACGAAGGAGTACAAGATAGTGATAATCCCGACGAGGCTCGTGAAGAACCCGGTTTCAACCGTCGGGCTCGGCGATACAATCTCAACCGGAGCCTTCACAAGCTATCTTGCCCTCTTGAGGAGAAAGGGGGCACTCTAGTCAACCATCGGGCAGTTAATATCACTCAAGGAGTCCCTCAATCAGCTTTGCCTTTTCCTGGGCTTTTTTCAGGTGCTCAACGGTGACCTTCGTGTAAATTTGCGTCGTTGAGAGGTTTGAATGACCTAAAAACTCCTGAATGGCCCTGATATCAACGCCCCTTTCGAGCATGTGGGTTGCAAAGCTGTGGCGGAGCCTGTGGGGGGTAACCTCAACCCCTGCCCGATTCCCGTATTTCTTCAGGAGGTACCAGACGGTCTTGGGTGAGAGCCTGTCCTTCTTCCGTCTCCTCTCCTCAACGAGGAGGTACTCGCTTTCGTCTTCCCTGCTTTCAAGGTATTCCCTTATGGCATCGCTCAGAAAAGCCGGAATCGGGACGACCCTGTCTTTGGCCCCCTTACCACCGCGGACAACCAAGAGGTTCCTCTCTATGTCCACATCGCCCTTCTTCAGGTTGCAGAGCTCGCTGACGCGCAAACCGGCCCCGTAGAGCAGGAGAACTATCAGCCTGTCCCTCTTCCTTGTCGGTGGAATTACCGAGAGGAGCCTCTTGACCTCCTCCCGGGTTAAAGCCTTCGGCAGACTCCTTGGAACCTTCGGTGGCCTCAGCTTCTCGGCTTCCTCGTCGTAACCCTCAAAGCGGAAGTAGGCGCGCAAGGCCTGAACAACGAGGTTAAGGCTTCTGTTGGAGTAGCCTTCCCTCCTGAGTCTGGCCAAAAAACGCAGGGCGGAGCGAGCGTTTATTGTCCCGCCCCACTCAAGGTATCGTCTAACGTAGTAGGAATACATCCTGATTGTGTTGGGACTCTTTCCCTCGAGGTCGAGGTATGTCTCGAACTCCTCTATGACTTCGTCCATAGCTCAGACCTTAAAGCAGTTCGTGCGGCTTGAGCTCGGCCTCAATGATTTCGAGTTCTTCCCCGGGTTTCTCCGTGGGCTCGATCTTTTTGTCTTCCTGCTCTTCCCCAGTTTCCGCTTCATTAGCTTTTCCTTCAAGGCCCTCCTTTATGGCAAGGCTCAGATAGACGGTTTTCATCAGCTCCTCGACGAGCTCTCTGTCCTCTGCAAAGACGTAGCCCTGTCCGACTATGACCTTTCCAGCCAGCCCAAGTTTCTCGACGGCTATAGCAAAAATCTTCTCGTCCGGGACGGGTTCTGCCGGGAACAGGTTCGTCCAGGCCTCTTCAATCTTAACGGGCCTGCTCTTCTTGTCGAGGAGCTCTCTAAGGCCTTCGTTCTCGTTCCTAAGCCTTACGTACTCAGCATGCAACTCCTCGTACTTCTTCTGGAGCTCTTCGTGCTCCTTGTAGAGACTCTCGTAGTCGCTTGCCAGCTGGTCGTACTTGCCCTTGATATCAAGAAGCTGTTTCCTCAGCTCCATGTACTCGGGAAGAACCTGAAGGCTCTTCAGCCCCGCCCTTACGAGGGTGTTCTTGAGCTCCTTCCTAACGAGTTCAACGTCAACGTGCTCTAAGTCGTGCCCCAGGGGGAGTTTCATTCTCTCGATGTGGCCGACCATTTCGCCGAGCTCGTTGAAGAGCCTCTCGGCAAGTTCTCTTCCAACCCTGTCCGCGTCGGTGGCTATTATGAGCAAATCGGCACCTGCCGCGGCGCTTTTTGCTATCTCCACGTTGGTAGTAGGGATTATGGCTGAAATCGTTATGTTGTATTCACTCCCCAGAGCGAGCCCCTGAAGTGCCTTGCTGACGACTTCAACGTCGCTCGCTCCTTCAACGAGAATCCTAACGTCCACTATTGCCATGCTCACCACCGTCAATAATTCTCTCCCCGGTTTAAAACCGTTCTCATAGTTCAACCTTCAGGGAGGGTCTCTCGAGGATAACCTCTCCGGATGGAGACAGCGAGATGGAGAGGCCCTCAATCCTAACTCCCTCCCTAACGGCCTCTCTCAGGAGTTTTGCTATAATGGGGTCCCCTTTCTCGTAGGGCCTGAACTTCTCGACACCTGGCATTGCTCCGATGAAGAATATTATGGCCTTTTTGCCGGAGCGGGCAAGTTCCATGAGCTCACGTATGTGCCTCTGCCCCCTCAGGGAGGGACAGTCAGGATACATGGCGTATTCTCCCCTTTCACCTCCCCTCAACACGGCGCTCTTCATTTCACCGTAGAGCTCTCCGCCGGGACAGGCAAAGAGGTAGTCGAGCCTTGAGTTGCCGACTCGAACTTCTTTCCTCTTTATCACGCAGTCCCTTAACCATGGAATCAGGTTCAGTTCCACGGCCTTCTCGAAGGCCTTAGCTTGCGTCTTCGTGTCTATTACCGCTCCCTTTCCCCCTAAGTCTTCAAAGGCCAGCAGAACGAAGTCCGTCTTTCCACCGCTCTTTGGCAGGCAGAATGCCCTTCTTCCCGGAACCATGAACTCCTCCAGGCGACCGGTGTTTGTGACGAGGGCTTTCTTGAGTTCTCCTTGCACTTCAACAAGGGCCACAAAGCGGTTGAGCCTCTCAATGAAAGTGCAGGGGATGACGTTTAGTTTTAGCAAAACATCTCTCATGATGCCCCTTAGGAGGCTAGAGATATAAACTTTAACCATCACATTTTTATCCAGAAACTGGATAATCCAGATGGTGGATAATAATGAAGTTCTACGACAGGAAGGACGAGATGGAGACATTGAAGAGAGCCCTTAAACTCTCGGATTCCAGGCTTGTTGTTGTCGTTATTACTGGACGGAGAAGGGTAGGTAAGACGAGACTCGTCAGGGAATTCTTCAGGAGGGAGGGCATTGGTTTTCTGGACCTGTTTGTAGGCGTTAAGGGTGAGAAGCTCCTCATGGAGGACTTTGCAAGGGAAGTTGAGCGCTTAATGGGCTACTCCCCAAAGTTTGATAACTTTGGTGAGTTCCTGAGATACCTTGAGCGCCTCGACGTGAGAGCAGTCTTCTTCGACGAGTTTCAAAACGTCCTGCGGGTGAATCCCTCCATGGCCTTCGAGCTTCAGAGGTTCATAGACCGCAACGAGTCCAAGCCCTTGTTGCTCGTAATCTCCGGTTCCTACATCGGTATGATGAAGCGCCTCTTCGCATCGAGGAAAGCGCCCCTCTACGGCAGGAGTACTGTTTTTATGGAGCTTAAACCACTTCGACCACGCCATGTCTTTGAGATGCTAAACGACTTAGGCATCAGAGATTCCGGGGAAAAAATGGCCTTTTACGCGGTTTTTGGAGGAGTTCCCAAATACTACGAACTCGTTGAACTCCTCGAAAAGAAAACTCTTCGTGAGCTTCTTGTCGAGGCTGTCAGGTATTCCACGTTCCTGGTCTCGGAGGGGGAAGGTCTCCTAATCGACGAGTTTGGACGGGCTTACAAGACCTACTACTCAATCCTCAGAGCAATAGCGAGCGGAAAGAACAGGCTCGTGGAGATTGCAAACCTCCTTGGAATGAAGCCAGGAAGCCTATCTAAGTACCTTGATTCCCTTATAGATTATTACGGCATCGTTGCCAGGGAAGTTCCGGTGCTTGGTGGCAGGCGCTCGAGGTATGTGATAAGAGACAACTTCCTAAACTTCTGGTTCAGCATGATTGAACCCCAACTTAGGAACATTGAAGCAGGCGACGTTGATTCCTTTAGACGCTTTCTTGGGGAAAACCTCAATACTTTTCTCGGAAGGGCATTCGAGAGGGTTGTTGCTGACGTTCTATGGGACCTGAACGGAAAAATATTCACCTTTGATGAACTTGGACCCCAGTGGGGTAGGGGATACGAGATTGACCTCGTTGCGGTTAATAAAAAGGAGGAGGCAATTTTCATAGAGACAAAGTGGGGAACTTCAGTGGACGGTCCGAGGGAGATTGGCAAACTAATCGCCAAGGCTAACCTTGTCCCCTGGAGAGGGGAGAAAAGGTTTCTCATAATAGCTAGGGGCTTTCGGCGGAAGTGTGATGACTGCATAACCGTTGAGGAACTCCTCTCACACCTAAACCCTTAAAAGCACATTACGATGACTATCTAAACGGTGGTGTTCATGGTGGACTTTGAACTGCTGAAGAAGATTGTTGAAGCTCCGGGAGTTTCTGGGTTTGAATTCCTCGGTGTCAGGGACGTTGTAATCGAGGCCTTCAAACCCTACGTCGACGAGATTAGGGTTGACAAGCTCGGGAACGTTATAGCCCACAAGGAGGGCAAGAGGCCAAAGGTAATGCTCGCCGGTCATATGGACCAGATAGGCCTCATGGTGACGCACATCGAGAAGAACGGATTCCTCCGGGTAGCTCCTGTCGGCGGTGTTGACCCAAGAACTCTAATAGCCCAGCGCTTCAAGGTCTGGGTTGGCCCGAACGAGTTCATCTACGGCGTTGGCGGTTCAGTTCCACCACACATCCAGAAGCCGGAGCAGAGGAACAAGGCCCCAACGTGGGACCAAGTGTTCATTGACATCGGTGCCGAGAGCAAGGAGGAAGCTGAGGAGATGGGCGTCAAGATAGGCACGGTAATTACCTGGGACGGAAGGCTGGAGAGGCTCGGCAAGCACCGCCTGGTTAGCATAGCCTTCGACGACAGGATAGCGGTTTACACCTTGGTTGAGAGTGCAAGACAGTTGAGCGAGACCGATGCGGACGTTTACTTCGTGGCAACGGTTCAGGAGGAGGTTGGCCTTCGCGGTGCCAAGGTTTCGGCCTTCGGCATAGACCCTGACTACGGCTTTGCCCTGGATGTGACCATCGCGGCCGACGTTCCGGGAACGCCAGAACACAAGCAGATAACCCAGCTCGGAAAGGGAGTTGCAATCAAGATAATGGACCGCTCCGTCATCTGCCACCCGACGATAGTTCGCTGGATGGAGGAGCTGGCCAAAAAATACGAGATACCCTACCAGTGGGACATCCTCACTGGAGGAGGAACCGACGCTGGGGCAATACACCTCAACAAGACCGGCGTCCCGAGCGGTGGCATAAGCATTCCGGCGCG
This window contains:
- a CDS encoding acetate--CoA ligase family protein; the encoded protein is MKEEALKVIESVLSQGRTAMVEYEAKQVLKAYGLPVPEEKLAKTLDEALKYAEEIGYPVALKLMSPQILHKSDAKVVMLNIKTPEELKQKWEEIHENARRYRPDAEILGVLVAPMLRPGREVIIGVTEDPQFGHAIMFGLGGIFVEVLKDVTFRIIPITERDARKMITEIKSYPILAGARGEEPADIDAIVDLLLKVSQLVDELRDYIKEMDLNPVFVYEKGKGAVIVDARIILKEPKEEKPEISSEYRERCA
- a CDS encoding DUF998 domain-containing protein: MTLTRLASYIALSMPVIFLIGLVLVIHFNPWFSFTDNALSDMGSLKNPNRWFFNGFLMFFATIAMIPSLVAFRNGLSYLMPLAMVFLFLVGVFPKELPYHAPSAVLFYVLALTDIAIIGIKLGRTSPLNYLWTAGSVVVFTTMLYLIKARVFKGLAIPELIGAFFILAWFVYLGLLLKGLKP
- a CDS encoding type II toxin-antitoxin system VapC family toxin, which produces MAKRVSEKIYMDTSALIAFFNPKDKNHKVAKSFFKEMALEGNWFIIGRPVLLEFLSGASKRVGKRKAIVMKEKLLTSKFVEIVKESDDDWNTAWECFEKYQDKNGIDMFDCLSFSIMKRLGIKKVFTFDRDFAIAGFIMLPPAEGLK
- the thiI gene encoding tRNA uracil 4-sulfurtransferase ThiI; this encodes MNVVIVRYGEIGTKSRQTRRWFENILMNNIREALVSEGIEFKKVEAKHGRVLVRTNRAKEAVDVLTRVFGIVSLSPAMEVEANMEKINKTALKLFRRKKRELNLERPRFRVTARRITKEFPLKSPEIQAKVGEYILENEESEVNLHNYDIEVGVELMEGKAYVFVDKIRAWGGLPIGTQGKVVALLSGGIDSPVAAFLMMKRGVEVIPVHIYMGEKTLEKVRKIWNQLKKYHYGGKAELIVVKPQEREKIVRKLKEMKKDKYTCVMCKFMMVKHADRIAKEFGAKGIVMGDSLGQVASQTLENMYIVSQASDLPIYRPLIGMDKEEIVSIAKKIGTFELSTLPEDEIPFIPKHPIIRGSWEEFRKIYREIFGEEPKKREC
- a CDS encoding nitroreductase family protein, with the translated sequence MELEEAIRRRTSVRYFSEKPVAEEDIKELIKSAIRAPTASGLENWIFVVFRNKEAREKLYELIAEGMEVYYQAVKLPEEKIAKLRKRIHEEGMFRAPVYIAVFIDKRVRFLPGKEFDEVEFIWSVESAAMAIQNLMLKAVELGLGTVYVGVTNFRGIEERVRELAGLDENYYLVGVIPVGYPKNEPKPRKRKKGIEDVTKFI
- a CDS encoding aspartate/glutamate racemase family protein, whose amino-acid sequence is MYGWRGRLGLIVPSSNTTMEMELHDYLPEGVSLHTARIPLRNVNEEELVRMNTLAVESAKLLRDAGVELILYGCTSGSFIGGKDYEKKLEMEIEDEVNVPVVSTSTAVIEALKMLDVREILVITPYTDEINQREKEFLEANEFTVLDIRGLGIEDNLEIGKLEPYTAYRLAKASFTDEVEAIFISCTNWRTFEIIETLERDLGVPVVTSNQASLWLALREMDVMDRIPSLGKLFVEF
- the pfkC gene encoding ADP-specific phosphofructokinase, translated to MMELLNEARKLSMFTAYNANVDAIVYLNGEMIQRLIDEFGAEAVKRKMEEFPRQIEEPIDFVARLVHALKTGKPMEVPLVNEELQGWFDSRFNYDVERIGGQAGIIANLLANLDFRKVIVYTPHLAKRQAEMFVRKPNLFYPVVENGKLALKHPMEAYRENDPIKVNRIFEFRAGTTFRLGNETITVPYSGRFIVSARFESIRIYTRPELKPFLPEIGLQTDGAILSGYQGIRLRYSDGKDANYYLREAKKDILLLKREKDLKVHLEFASIQNRELRKKVIYNLFPLVDSVGMDEAEIAYVLSALGYSKLAERIFTYNRIEDTVLGGKILIDEMNLEVLQIHTIYYLMYITHADNPLSEEELRKSLELATTLAAARASLGDIKSPENFERGLGVPYNERGEYVKLRFEEAKRRLRTKEYKIVIIPTRLVKNPVSTVGLGDTISTGAFTSYLALLRRKGAL
- the xerA gene encoding site-specific tyrosine recombinase/integron integrase; this translates as MDEVIEEFETYLDLEGKSPNTIRMYSYYVRRYLEWGGTINARSALRFLARLRREGYSNRSLNLVVQALRAYFRFEGYDEEAEKLRPPKVPRSLPKALTREEVKRLLSVIPPTRKRDRLIVLLLYGAGLRVSELCNLKKGDVDIERNLLVVRGGKGAKDRVVPIPAFLSDAIREYLESREDESEYLLVEERRRKKDRLSPKTVWYLLKKYGNRAGVEVTPHRLRHSFATHMLERGVDIRAIQEFLGHSNLSTTQIYTKVTVEHLKKAQEKAKLIEGLLE